From Scleropages formosus chromosome 1, fSclFor1.1, whole genome shotgun sequence, a single genomic window includes:
- the LOC108937852 gene encoding putative leucine-rich repeat-containing protein DDB_G0290503: MGGTGAFPFSFIFYSLLLQNTLCRNVFPTDIPELKMQNKRETIIEHKHVNITINVVEEDGGTETFVENCQEVQKKLDQKINELDEKTNVNSELALRVALLQAELQKAQREGGGHPNVLKKQLQETILQLERKNAVNADLAARVDNLQNLILELQKWATDRASAQVIVLQTELQNKITELKEKSNDNSKLYLQILTLQKQMKELESGSSAQISDLQDQLQRTAEQLRIKKRQLEVKTGLNYRLVQQILDLQNSIWELQKGYSDKTTLSKMQMAELLKQLEEKINQLEDAPDDDSKLVLKIFSLESRIRELQLKLVNETIPDLIAEIQQKLDKKNKELEETLKELENRKNDNSNLLLQIVNLTRTVENLQKQDTSKSLMSQVTELQNKLQSMDKGFFELQASHNAIQKQLGKTTADLQNKNNENSRLASEINRLKKLMADVEKEAEERRAAEVAGLQNEVQKAINSMKETANDNSKMVMQILSLQSEINHIKSGSSDKIKDLEQKLKEKTEQLMIKTKQLEKKTNLNSELVQQILELQGIIWDLERGGTNGTTRLFALLKQLENKVEEVEVGEGDNTKLVLKIFALESVIREITRQSMTETSPSVFAELQEQLKKKNKELEDAMKELERNKNDNSKILVKIVEMQENLGNLQRNISNQSILGHFAEMKRQLEEMNVKYKNLLASYNEVQKLLEESTNELKNVTSTNVELELEVNRLKNRLVAVETEVLQQGSVKIATLQNELERKIQELEQKDNDNSKLFLEILTLRTQINNIKSGSSADIKELQRLLQEKTKQLSLKTKQLEVKTDLNSKLTQQILELQGIIWDLEKGGTGGTAQLSELLKQLEGKINQMDDTSDDDSKLVLKIFALETIIRETMKESSQQTSPAVIAELEKKLQAKNKELEETVKELQSRNNENSKMLTEIVGLHKTVKTLEKEAVDHSSIARNAELQKALEDKDEQYRELKKSCGATQRELQDTRDQLDKKMSASSKLVKEVNELKDLLSAANNDQTSAQIAVLKNELQGAINQLKEKSDDNSKLVLQIYTLQSQVKTLQTGSATKVKELQELLRQKAKELKDKNKQLEVKTDLNSKLVMQILELQGIIWDLEKGGTNGTSRLFDLLDQLEQKVNQMEDKPEDDTKLVLKIFALQNIIKELLKQSESTPDNKSDKANIELQKKLDAKNKELAETVDKLKQKDNENTKMLVRIVDLETTVRQVQEAANNQTMIANIAELKEQLKDMDERHTRLQSSYNGLETQLIEKEKAYSQLHSKYKDLLRKLEDNGGSNSKLQRQLKDQEDEKNQLQAKLSELQRQFTQKNEDCSQLQSRYDGLQNQMKSQNDNLSRLQATYNELQKQVKDKEKQYSDLKNRYDDLQKQVKEKNEHYEHLQDKYNEVQNEVEEKENYKFKTPAVFLDPDTAHPKLILSEDGKEVRVARTRQDVPSNPFRFDTSLGVVGKKGFTSGKSYWEVQVGERSCYILGVIGESATRKGRILPKPRNKYWTVIKVRQNVFRVLENAPKNLNLSNKPNKVGVLLDYEGGKVSFYDTNTRSHIYTFSGNTFSEKLFPVIITCEDTDPNEDPIVMSSVSDNLSWIQ; encoded by the exons AGGTGCAGAAGAAACTGGACCAGAAGATCAATGAACTGGATGAAAAGACCAACGTTAACTCTGAACTGG CTCTGAGGGTGGCCTTGTTACAGGCCGAGTTGCAGAAGGCCCAGAGAGAGGGCGGAGGACATCCAAATG tgttaaaaaagcagctgcaggagaCCATACTTCAACTGGAAAGAAAGAATGCCGTCAACGCCGACCTGG CTGCAAGAGTCGATAATCTGCAAAACCTCATATTAGAGCTGCAGAAATGGGCTACAGACAGAGCCTCTGCCCAAGTTATTG TACTTCAAACTGAACTGCAGAACAAGATTACTGAGCTGAAAGAGAAGTCCAATGACAACAGTAAACTAT ATCTGCAGATACTTacactgcaaaaacaaatgaaagaactGGAGTCTGGATCTTCAGCCCAGATCAGTG aTTTGCAGGATCAGCTGCAACGGACAGCTGAGCAGTTGAGGATCAAGAAGAGGCAGCTTGAAGTGAAGACTGGTTTAAACTATAGACTGG TCCAACAGATCCTGGACCTACAGAATAGCATTTGGGAGCTACAGAAAGGCTACTCCGACAAAACTACTTTGAGCAAAATGCAAATGGCTG AGTTGCTGAAGCAACTGGAGGAGAAGATTAACCAACTTGAAGACGCACCGGATGATGACTCTAAACTGG ttctgAAGATATTTTCACTGGAGAGTAGGATCCGAGAGCTACAGTTGAAGCTTGTCAACGAGACGATCCCAGACCTCATCGCTG AAATTCAGCAGAAactggacaagaagaacaaggagCTTGAAGAGACCCTGAAAGAGcttgaaaacaggaaaaatgacaATTCCAATCTGC TTCTTCAAATAGTCAATCTGACGCGAACCGTGGAGAACCTGCAGAAACAGGACACCAGCAAGTCCCTGATGAGCCAGGTGACTG AGTTACAAAATAAACTACAAAGTATGGATAAAGGGTTCTTTGAACTACAGGCCAGCCACAATG CGATTCAGAAGCAACTAGGGAAGACAACAGCTGACCTGCAAAACAAGAACAATGAAAATTCCAGACTGG ccTCTGAGATAAATCGACTAAAGAAACTCATGGCGGATGTTGAGAAAGAGGCGGAGGAAAGACGAGCTGCCGAAGTCGCTG GGCTGCAGAATGAAGTGCAGAAAGCGATTAATTCTATGAAAGAGACAGCCAATGACAACAGTAAAATGG TTATGCAGATACTTTCACTGCAAAGTGAAATAAACCACATAAAATCTGGATCTTCAGACAAGATCAAGG ATTTAgaacagaaactgaaagaaaagactgaacAGCTAATGATTAAGACCaagcaactggaaaaaaagaccAATTTGAACTCTGAGCTGG TTCAGCAGATCCTGGAACTGCAGGGTATCATATGGGACCTGGAGAGAGGGGGCACCAATGGAACAACCCGACTGTTTG CTTTGCTaaagcagctggaaaacaagGTTGAAGAAGTGGAAGTGGGAGAGGGTGACAACACTAAACTGG TTCTGAAGATATTTGCACTGGAGAGTGTGATAAGAGAAATAACAAGGCAGTCTATGACAGAAACATCCCCCAGTGTGTTCGCTG AGCTTCAGGAGCaactgaagaaaaagaacaaggaGCTGGAGGATGCCATGAAGGAACTTGAAAGAAACAAGAACGACAATTCCAAAATTT TGGTAAAAATTGTTGAAATGCAGGAAAACCTGGGGAACCTCCAGAGAAACATCTCCAACCAGAGTATACTGGGCCACTTTGCAG AAATGAAAAGACAGCTGGaggaaatgaatgtgaaatataaGAATCTGCTGGCCAGCTACAATG AAGTTCAGAAGCTTCTGGAAGAATCAACTAATGAGCTGAAAAACGTGACCAGTACCAATGTTGAGCTGG AATTAGAGGTAAATCGGCTGAAGAACCGGCTAGTAGCAGTAGAGACTGAGGTCTTACAGCAGGGTTCTGTCAAGATTGCAA CACTTCAAAACGAACTTGAGCGGAAGATTCAGGAACTAGAACAGAAGGACAATGACAACAGCAAACTGT TCCTGGAGATACTAACACTGCGGACTCAGATAAATAACATCAAGTCTGGATCTTCAGCTGATATCAAAG AATTACAACGGTTACTGCAAGAGAAAACGAAGCAACTGAGCTTGAAGACCAAGCAACTGGAAGTGAAGACCGATTTAAACTCGAAACTCA CTCAACAGATCCTGGAACTGCAGGGTATCATATGGGACTTGGAGAAAGGGGGCACCGGTGGAACAGCCCAGCTCTCGG AATTGTTAAAACAACTGGAGGGCAAGATCAACCAAATGGATGACACATCTGATGATGACTCTAAACTGG TCCTGAAGATCTTTGCGCTAGAGACTATAATCAGAGAAACTATGAAGGAGTCCTCGCAACAGACATCCCCAGCTGTCATTGCCG AACTTGAGAAGAAACTACAGGCCAAGAACAAGGAACTGGAAGAGACTGTGAAGGAGCTTCAAAGCAGGAACAATGAGAATTCCAAAATGC TTACTGAAATAGTTGGTCTGCATAAAACAGTGAAAACCCTGGAGAAAGAAGCTGTGGACCACAGCTCAATTGCCCGGAATGCTG AGTTGCAGAAGGCACTGGAAGACAAGGACGAGCAATACAGGGAACTAAAAAAAAGCTGCGGTG CAACTCAGAGGGAACTGCAGGATACACGTGATCAGCTGGACAAGAAGATGAGTGCCAGTTCTAAACTAG TGAAAGAGGTGAATGAATTGAAGGACCTTTTGTCAGCGGCGAATAATGATCAGACCTCTGCACAGATTGCAG TGCTAAAGAATGAACTCCAGGGTGCAATTAATCAACTCAAAGAGAAGTCCGATGACAACAGTAAACTTG TTCTGCAGATTTATACATTGCAGAGTCAAGTAAAAACATTGCAGACTGGATCTGCAACCAAGGTCAAAG AATTACAGGAGCTACTCAGACAAAAGGCTAAAGAACTGAAGGACAAAAACAAGCAACTGGAGGTGAAGACTGACTTAAACTCTAAGCTGG TTATGCAGATCCTGGAACTGCAGGGTATCATATGGGACCTGGAGAAAGGGGGCACCAACGGAACAAGCCGGCTGTTTG ATCTGCTAGACCAACTTGAACAGAAGGTCAACCAAATGGAAGACAAACCTGAGGACGACACCAAACTAG TTCTGAAGATATTTGCTTTGCAAAATATAATCAAAGAGCTACTGAAGCAGTCTGAAAGCACACCAGACAACAAATCTG ATAAAGCAAATATTGAACTGCAGAAGAAGCTGGATGCCAAGAACAAGGAGCTGGCGGAGACTGTGGACAAGCTGAAACAGAAGGACAATGAAAATACCAAAATGC TGGTCCGGATAGTAGACCTGGAGACAACAGTGAGACAAGTACAAGAGGCAGCTAATAATCAAACCATGATCGCCAACATTGCTG AACTTAAGGAGCAACTGAAGGACATGGATGAGAGACATACGAGGCTTCAAAGCAGCTACAATG gcCTAGAGACACAGCTGATAGAAAAGGAGAAAGCTTATTCCCAGCTGCACTCCAAATACAAAG ATCTTCTGAGGAAGCTGGAGGACAATGGTGGCTCAAACTCCAAACTACAGCGACAACTAAAAGACCAGGAAGACGAAAAAAACCAACTTCAAGCAAAACTCAGTG AGTTACAGAGGCAGTTCACACAGAAGAATGAGGACTGCTCCCAACTGCAGTCCAGATATGATG GCCTACAGAACCAGATGAAGAGCCAGAACGACAACCTGTCCAGGCTACAGGCTACCTATAATG AACTTCAGAAGCAAGTGAAGGACAAGGAGAAACAATATTCGGACCTGAAGAACAGATATGACG aTCTGCAGAAGCAGGTGAAAGAAAAGAATGAGCACTATGAACACCTGCAGGACAAATACAATG AGGTGCAGAATGAAGTTGAGGAGAAGGAGAACTACAAATTCAAAACAC ctgCCGTTTTCCTGGACCCTGACACTGCACATCCTAAACTCATCCTCTCAGAAGATGGGAAGGAGGTGAGGGTTGCAAGAACACGACAGGATGTCCCTAGCAACCCATTCAGATTTGACACATCTTTGGGAGTTGTTGGAAAAAAGGGTTTTACCTCTGGGAAGAGCTACTGGGAAGTGCAGGTTGGAGAACGGTCCTGCTACATCTTGGGGGTCATTGGAGAGTCTGCCACTCGAAAGGGGAGGATTCTACCAAAGCCCAGAAATAAGTACTGGACAGTAATCAAGGTCAGGCAGAATGTGTTCCGAGTTCTTGAAAACGCACCCAAGAACCTTAACCTGTCCAACAAGCCCAATAAGGTTGGGGTTCTCCTCGATTACGAGGGTGGAAAGGTCTCCTTTTATGATACAAACACCAGGTCCCATATCTATACATTCAGTGGTAACACCTTCAGTGAGAAATTATTTCCCGTCATCATCACTTGTGAGGACACAGATCCAAATGAGGACCCAATTGTGATGTCTTCTGTTAGTGATAATCTCTCTTGGATACAGTAA